The genome window GCGGGGTCCTTGTGTTCGGCCGCAAGCGTCTGTTGGACGTAGGCCGCAGCGTTACCGGGGTCGATGAtggagaggtgggaggCGTACTGGGGTTAGAGGGTAGAGTTTTCGTATACTGACAATGGCGTGGTACCACAGGGTGATGTTATTGGCGCTCTCACGGGCGCTCTTGCcctgctcgccctcggccatcCACTTGGCCTGGGCGGTGAGCCACTGGCGCATACCGTCGGCGATCTCGTTTGGCATCTGGAGCACACTGAGTGcctggtcgacgaggacgatgtATCGGAGTGCAATGGCAAACGCCTTGTCTCCGCCCTGGCCGGGGATACACTGCGAGTAGTTGACCTCTGGGACCATTCTGGTGGCCGGGTCAAGGAAGAAGACTTGAAGCAGCTggttggccttggcggtGTACGCTTCGGCTTGAGGGAGGCAAGTTGCGCCGAACGCGAGCGCCTGGATCGCCCTTGAGGCCTCGTGTAACTGATTTTGCGCCTGGGGGAGTTTGGAGTCTGGCACCGTGTCAGTTGGCAGAAAGTATGGATGGAAAAGAGACTCACCAGGGTTCTTGTGCCCGTCCTTGCGGACCCACTTCCCTCCTTCGTTCCACCAGTATGGCTTGACGGTGTAGAGTTCATTCGGACCAGCACCGACGGGACACACGGCTGGGCTCTTTGTGACGCTAAATGGTTCAACAGTGAGGAGTTTGTCGCACACTTGACGAAGAGTTTTGTGACtcatgggcggcggcgggatCGGCGGCCGCGGGAGGATGACCTGGTCGGGGTACTTTGGGATTGCTAAGAGCTTCTGCATTTTGAC of Cutaneotrichosporon cavernicola HIS019 DNA, chromosome: 4 contains these proteins:
- a CDS encoding uncharacterized protein (Alginate lyase) encodes the protein MSDYEEVDAPVKMQKLLAIPKYPDQVILPRPPIPPPPMSHKTLRQVCDKLLTVEPFSVTKSPAVCPVGAGPNELYTVKPYWWNEGGKWVRKDGHKNPDSKLPQAQNQLHEASRAIQALAFGATCLPQAEAYTAKANQLLQVFFLDPATRMVPEVNYSQCIPGQGGDKAFAIALRYIVLVDQALSVLQMPNEIADGMRQWLTAQAKWMAEGEQGKSARESANNITLWYHAIYASHLSIIDPGNAAAYVQQTLAAEHKDPAKFFAPELERTRRRHYTLFSLEAVFLIAAAAGVPDAGVQQWLATLVAFAKTVTCGQIEVDIDADQRFNAKVAYFDRQLLRWGGQPVPECDPDGSGWIGGWNQRSKLVWQMV